The Candidatus Binatus sp. DNA segment GCGCGGCGCCGTTGAGACGGTGGGCCAGCTCAGCACCGTGCGGGTGAGGACGCAGGGTTCAGTCGAGCTGCGGCAGGTTGCGTTGGGGCGCGAGATCGATCAACGGGTTGAAGTTCTCGCGGGCCTCAACGGCGGCGAAACCGTGCTGCTCGAGCCTTCCCCGAAACCGAGTCCGGCGGTTCGCTAATGAGCAACGAGACGGCCCCGCAAGGGGCGGAGTCACTCGGCTTTACCGCCCGAATTGTCGATCTCTTTCTCGGCTCCAATCTCTCATTGCTCCTGCTGCTGGCTTCGCTTGCGGCCGGAACTGTCGCCCTGCTTGCCACCCCGCGCGAGGAGGACCCGCAGATCGTCGTCCCCATGGCCGACATTATCGTCCAGATGCCGGGGGCCAGCGCGCGCGAGGTGGAAAATCTCGTCACTATCAACCTCGAGAAAAAGCTCTGGGAGATGGACGGGGTGCGGCACATCTATTCGATCTCGCGGCCCGGCATGGCGATGGTGACGGTGCGCTTCAAGGTTGGCGCCGATCGGATCAAGAGCACCGTCCAGATTTACGACAAGCTCGAATCCAACCGCGACGCGGTGCCGCCCGGGGTGACCGGATGGATCGTCAAGCCGATGGGTATCAATGACGTTCCAATCCTGACGGTCACCCTCTACAGCGCGCACGCGGATGACGCGCAGTTGCGGCGCGTGGCCGACGAAATCCTGCATCGCATGCAGGAGGTTCCCGACACCGGCCGTTCCTTTGTAGTGGGCGGACGTCCGCGCGAAGTCCGGGTCGAGTTGGATACCGAACGGCTGGCCGGCCATGAGGTGACGCCGCTCGAAGTGGCGCACGCGCTCGAGGGCGCCGACGCCAATCTGCGGGTGGGCAGCTTCGCTCGCAATAATCGCGAATACGTGGTGGACAGCGGCCCGTTCCTGCGCAACGCGAAGGAAGTCTCCGACACGGTGGTCGCCGTGCATCATGGCCAACTGGTGTATCTGCGCGATGTGGCGCGCGTGGTCGATGGCCCCGCGGAAGCAACCACCTACACCGAGGTTGGGTTCGGTCCAGCCAGCGGGTTGATCAGCGGCGAGCCGGGGCAACTGCGCGACGAAACGCCGGGCGCGCGCGGCAGGCTCTATCCGGCCGTGACGATCGCCTTCGCCAAGCGGCGCGGCACCAACGCGGTCGCGGTCAGCGAAGGATTACTCGGCAAACTGCGCGCGCTGCGCCAGGTCGCGATCCCTTCCGACGTGCAGATGCTGATCACGCGCAACTACGGCGAGACCGCCAACGCCAAGGTCAATGAACTGGTCCGCGAGCTGCTGATCGCGGTGGCGATAATCGCCGTTCTGCTGGCATTTTCGCTCGGTTTGCGCGAGGCGTTTATCGTCGCGATTGCCGTCCCGATCACGCTCTCGATCACGCTGCTCGGCAATCTGCTGATGGGCTACACGATTAACCGCGTGACGCTGTTCGCGCTCATCCTGTCGCTCGGTCTGCTGGTCGATGATCCGATTGTCGATGTCGAGAACATTCATCGCCACTTTCGCCTGCGCGATCATCCGCCGCGGCTGGCAACCCTGATCGCCGTTGACGAGGTCCGCCCGCCCACCATCCTGGCTACGTTTACCGTGATCATGTCGTTCATCCCGATGCTGTTCGTGACCGGGATGATGGGGCCGTATATGCGGCCGATGCCGTTCAACGTGCCGGTGGCGATGCTGATGTCGCTGCTGGTGGCGTTCACCATCACGCCGTGGGCCTCGTATCATTTGTTGCGGCGCGAGTATGACCAACCGGCCAAGGGTGGGGTTGAAGGCGAAGGCGCAACGATCAGGAAGTGGTACACGAAAATTTTGGGCCCCTTGCTCGCAAACCGCCGGCGCGCGCATCGGTTTCTGTACGCGATGGCCGGGGCATTCGTCATCTCGGTGCTGCTGGTCGTGACCGGCCTGGTGCCGGTCAAGATGCTGCCGTTCGATAACAAGGACGAGTTCGATCTGCTGGTCACGATGCCGGCCGGTACTCCGCTCGAGGCGACCAATGCGGCGGTGCATGACTTCGCGAGCCTGCTCGCGCGGGTGCGCGAAGTGACGATGTTCGAAACCTACGCCGGAACCAACTCGCCAATGGACTTCAACGGACTGGTTCGCCATTACTACCTGCGCCAGGAACCCTATCAGGCCGATATCCGGATCAACCTCGCGCCGAAAGGGGACAGGGCTCAGGGCTCGCACGAAATCGCGCTGCGCATCCGTCCGGAGCTGGAGAAGATCGCGCAGGCGCATCCCGGCCTCAAGATGAAGCTGGTCGAATTGCCGCCGGGCCCGCCCGTGCTGGCCAGCGTGGTGGCGGAGATCTATGGCCCGATGGAGGCGAGTTATTCGGATCTTATTGCATCTGGGTCGCGGGTGCGCGTCCTGTTCGAGAAGACCGCCGGACTGGTGGATGCCGACGACCTTGCGATCGCCGCGCAGCCACGGCTTGAGTTCATGCTCGATCGCCAGAAGGCCGCGTTGCACGGCATCAGCGCCGACGACGCGGCGCGCACGCTCTTGCTGGCGTTGGGCGGGCAAGCGCCCGCGACAGTCCACACTTCAACCGAGCGGACCCCGTACCTCATCGAGCTGCGCCTCCCGCGCATCCAGCGATCCGCGCTCAACGACCTGATGGCGATCAAGCTTCGGGCTGCCGGCGGCGCCATGGTCACCCTCGGCGAACTCGGCGAGATACGCCGCACGATTGAGGAGCAGCCCATCTACCATAAGGACCTGCGCCGGGTCGCGATGGTGATGGCGGGCACGGCCGGCGCAAGCCCGGTCAACGAAGTGCTATGGCTGGAACCGCGCGCGGCTCGGCTGCTGGCGCCCGGCTATACGGCCGACTTCACCGGCGAGGGCGAGTGGCAGGTCACGGTGCAGGTGTTCCGCGATCTCGGGATCGCGTTTGGCGCGGCGCTGTTTTTTATCTACGTGCTGTTGGTCGCGCAAACCGGATCGACCGCGATGCCGCTGATCATCATGGCGGCCATCCCGCTCACCCTCATCGGCATCATGCCCGGATTCTTCCTGCTCAACCTGTTGACCAGCCACGCGGTGAGCGGATACGCCGATCCGGTCTATTTCACGGCGACGGCGATGATTGGAATGATCGCGCTGGCCGGAATCGTGGTGCGCAATTCCATCATCCTCATCGACTTCATTCATCTCGGCCTTAAGCATGGGCAGAGCCTCGAACAGGCGGTGATCGAGGCGGGAGCGGTCCGGCTTCGGCCGATTGCGCTGACCGCGGGTGCGGCGATGCTGGGCTCGGCGGCGATCGCGTTGGATCCGGTGTTCTCGGGCCTGGCGTGGGCGTTCATCTTCGGGATTTTCGCTTCGACCGCCTTCACCCTGATCGTGGTGCCGCTGGTTTACTATCTCGTGTACAAAAATTCCGTGTCCTCAGCTGATGGAAAACAAGGAGCACCCCAACCATGACGCAAAATGAAGCCCTACGCGCGATCGCGGGAATTTTCGTGCTGCTGGGACTGGCGCTCGGCTATTGGGTTAATCCCGCGTGGTATCTGTTCGTCGCGTTCGTTGCGCTCAACCTGTTCCAGTCGGCCTTCACCAAGTGGTGCCCGATGATGGCGATCCTGAGCCGGCTCGGCCTGCCCAAGGTGTGACCGCACCGTACTCCAAGACGCTTGGCGCGCTCGGCTGGCTAGGAGTGGGCGCCGGCCTGGACCGGCGCACCTGCGGGTACGAACTCCAGAAAATACTGGTAGGGCAGGAAGTCCTTCGATGCAACCATGCGGTATCCGGCCTGGACAAACTCCGCGATCGCCTGCTGGCGCGGAATCCGCATCGCGGCTGGCGGCCCGACCGGAGCGCTGCGGTGAAAATCGATTATCACGATCCGCCCACCCGGGCGCAGCGCGGCGGCGAGTTGCTTCAGATACGCGATGCGGCCGGGGACGTGATGGTACACGTCGCAGAAAAAGATCAGGTCCACCGAATGGGGCGCCAGGCCTGCGTCATCGGGCTTGCTCAAGCGCGCCATATAGTTCTTGAGATGGCGCCGAGCGGCGTCCTGCTTCATGTATTCGACCATCGCGGGCTCGATGTCGAGTCCGATCGCTTCTCCCTCGGGGCCCACGGCGGCCGCGAAGCGGCGCGTGAAATAACCGGTGCCTGCGCCGATATCCGCGACGGTCTGGCCCGGCTTGAGTTCGAGCGCGCTCACGACCTCGTCGGGCTTCTGCCACTTCGCGCGCTCGGGCGACTCGAAGACTGTCGCCCAGTGTTTGGCGTCGTGGAAATCATGCACCATCGCCGGCTGGGCCACCTGTGCGGCCGCGGCGCCAAATCGACAAAGCACGCAAGCCAGGACGCAGATGGTTAATATCGCCCGGGATGCCCGCAGCACGACGCGCTCGCCAGTTGTTCGCTGCAACATCCTTGCTCCATATTGCTATCTCGCGGCCGATTCAAGCCTTGCCGTTTCGGCAAGTGTCGCTCTATCGTTCATCAGCAGGGCGTTTGGCAGATTGTTCCAAACTCGCACGGAGGTTTCTCTATGGACAATCGCAAGCACGGCGAGCACGATCGCGGCGGTCACCGCCATGGCGCGCATGGCCATGATGATCGCCACGGCGCCCGTCAACCCGAGCGATTCGATCCGGCGCGTGCGGCATTGCTCGACAACCCGGCGCGCTTCGAGCATCTGCCGCCCGACGAGGTTTTCGCGATGTTGGCGGCGCCGGCCAAATCGCGCGTTGTCGATTTCGGCGCTGGCACCGGAATGTACGCGATCGAACTGGCGCGCCGGCGCCCCGACCTCGACGTGATCGCTCTCGACGAGCAGCAACCGATGCTCGACTTGCTGTGCGCCAAGCCGGCGGCGCGGGAACTCCGCAACCTCACCGCGATGCACGTCGAGCGATCGGCGCAACTGCGCGCTACTGCGGACCGCGTGCTGGCTGTCAATGTCCTGCATGAAGTCGGCGACGAGGCGTTGGCCGCGATGGTCGCGCTGCTCAAGCCCGACGGAGCCCTGCTGGTAGTGGACTGGAACGCGGCCGTCGAGCGGCCGGTCGGTCCTCCACGCGACCATGTTTACACGGCGGCCGAGGCTCGCGAGCGGATCGAGCGTGCGGGCCTGCGCGCCGTGCAGGAGCAAACGCTCAAATACCACTACGCGATCCTGGCGCGACGGGCATAATCCGTGCGTATGAAAGAGACCTCAGATCACCTCGATAGCACGGGTTCAAACCGCGTCGGGAACGCCAATTTATCTAGGTTTCAAATTTGATGCGGTTCGAACGTCGTCACGAGACCTTGCTGCCGCGCCGCCTGTTCCTGTGGCGGCTCGCGCGATGGAGCGCTGTCGCGGGCGCCGTCGTTGCTGGCTCTCTGGCAATCGGCGTATGCGGCTACCATTATCTCGGCAGGCTGCGCTGGGTCGATTCGTTGCTCAACGCGTCGATGATTCTCGGCGGCATGGGTCCCGTCGATCCGTTGAAGAGCAATGCCGCCAAGGTCTTCGCATCAATGTACGCGCTCTACAGCGGTCTCGCGCTGATCGCGGTGGTCGGGCTTCTGCTCACGCCCGTCATCCATCGCTTCCTGCACAAGTTTCACATCGCCGACGGTTAATACGGGCCGCTGTGCTGCACCATCACGACTGCGCGACGCCGCGCCGCGAGATGGTCGGATGCGGGATGCTGACGCGCGACAAGGGCATCTATCGCCGCAGCCCACAATCGCAGTGGCGGACTGCCGGCAGTTAGGCTGTTTCGCCTCGCATAAGCGCGTGCCGCTCGGAACGTAACAGGTAGATTTATTTTTTTTACAATTAGCAGGGTTGACTTTCCGCGTCTTTTTTTCTAATAGAGATCCATGGAAAATTCAGGCTGGCCGGTATCTTTATCGAGTCAGGGG contains these protein-coding regions:
- a CDS encoding class I SAM-dependent methyltransferase; its protein translation is MLQRTTGERVVLRASRAILTICVLACVLCRFGAAAAQVAQPAMVHDFHDAKHWATVFESPERAKWQKPDEVVSALELKPGQTVADIGAGTGYFTRRFAAAVGPEGEAIGLDIEPAMVEYMKQDAARRHLKNYMARLSKPDDAGLAPHSVDLIFFCDVYHHVPGRIAYLKQLAAALRPGGRIVIIDFHRSAPVGPPAAMRIPRQQAIAEFVQAGYRMVASKDFLPYQYFLEFVPAGAPVQAGAHS
- a CDS encoding efflux RND transporter permease subunit, with product MSNETAPQGAESLGFTARIVDLFLGSNLSLLLLLASLAAGTVALLATPREEDPQIVVPMADIIVQMPGASAREVENLVTINLEKKLWEMDGVRHIYSISRPGMAMVTVRFKVGADRIKSTVQIYDKLESNRDAVPPGVTGWIVKPMGINDVPILTVTLYSAHADDAQLRRVADEILHRMQEVPDTGRSFVVGGRPREVRVELDTERLAGHEVTPLEVAHALEGADANLRVGSFARNNREYVVDSGPFLRNAKEVSDTVVAVHHGQLVYLRDVARVVDGPAEATTYTEVGFGPASGLISGEPGQLRDETPGARGRLYPAVTIAFAKRRGTNAVAVSEGLLGKLRALRQVAIPSDVQMLITRNYGETANAKVNELVRELLIAVAIIAVLLAFSLGLREAFIVAIAVPITLSITLLGNLLMGYTINRVTLFALILSLGLLVDDPIVDVENIHRHFRLRDHPPRLATLIAVDEVRPPTILATFTVIMSFIPMLFVTGMMGPYMRPMPFNVPVAMLMSLLVAFTITPWASYHLLRREYDQPAKGGVEGEGATIRKWYTKILGPLLANRRRAHRFLYAMAGAFVISVLLVVTGLVPVKMLPFDNKDEFDLLVTMPAGTPLEATNAAVHDFASLLARVREVTMFETYAGTNSPMDFNGLVRHYYLRQEPYQADIRINLAPKGDRAQGSHEIALRIRPELEKIAQAHPGLKMKLVELPPGPPVLASVVAEIYGPMEASYSDLIASGSRVRVLFEKTAGLVDADDLAIAAQPRLEFMLDRQKAALHGISADDAARTLLLALGGQAPATVHTSTERTPYLIELRLPRIQRSALNDLMAIKLRAAGGAMVTLGELGEIRRTIEEQPIYHKDLRRVAMVMAGTAGASPVNEVLWLEPRAARLLAPGYTADFTGEGEWQVTVQVFRDLGIAFGAALFFIYVLLVAQTGSTAMPLIIMAAIPLTLIGIMPGFFLLNLLTSHAVSGYADPVYFTATAMIGMIALAGIVVRNSIILIDFIHLGLKHGQSLEQAVIEAGAVRLRPIALTAGAAMLGSAAIALDPVFSGLAWAFIFGIFASTAFTLIVVPLVYYLVYKNSVSSADGKQGAPQP
- a CDS encoding class I SAM-dependent methyltransferase; the encoded protein is MDNRKHGEHDRGGHRHGAHGHDDRHGARQPERFDPARAALLDNPARFEHLPPDEVFAMLAAPAKSRVVDFGAGTGMYAIELARRRPDLDVIALDEQQPMLDLLCAKPAARELRNLTAMHVERSAQLRATADRVLAVNVLHEVGDEALAAMVALLKPDGALLVVDWNAAVERPVGPPRDHVYTAAEARERIERAGLRAVQEQTLKYHYAILARRA
- a CDS encoding DUF2892 domain-containing protein; protein product: MTQNEALRAIAGIFVLLGLALGYWVNPAWYLFVAFVALNLFQSAFTKWCPMMAILSRLGLPKV
- a CDS encoding DUF2087 domain-containing protein, whose amino-acid sequence is MLHHHDCATPRREMVGCGMLTRDKGIYRRSPQSQWRTAGS